A window of Methanolobus sediminis contains these coding sequences:
- a CDS encoding PINc/VapC family ATPase, which yields MEESSQNRQIIVPDTSAVIDGILSGRIRDEGLRDVDIYVPEAVMAELEAQANRGLEIGYKGLEEVQELQKFAESGDIRLFFTGVRPNSDQVKLAKGGEIDALIRETAVELKAKFVTGDRVQSLVAKAKGLDVDFVKPPIEEFGPLLVDDFFTPNTMSVHLKHKVSPMAKRGSIGNVQYVKIRDEPCTYHELKMISRELLDRARSDQESFTEMSFSGATVLQIRNMRIAISTPPFSDDVEITIVRPIASVSLEEYRLSDVLKERIRSQRGILIAGPPGAGKSTFAAGVAIYLKDKGFVVKTMESPRDLQVPDEITQYAPLDGSLENTADVLLLVRPDYTIYDEVRKTKDFETFADMRLAGVGMLGVVHANRAVDAIQRLIGRVELGVIPQVVDTVIFIDKGEIAKVQVLEFTVKVPAGMMEQDLARPVILVSDLETGKSEFEIYTYGEQVVVMPLGSEKQRSPSWKLAEGEVQDYISNYVNGPVEVEMVSDNRAFVRVRDKDLPRVIGKGGKTIDEIERSLGIHIDVRKFEDGEERRPREKKEHHPIIERSRKHVILNVPEAATRDVEVYAGEGFLFSATVGRHGDIKVRSDSEVAHDIMYALQEGEVIWVKEI from the coding sequence ACAAAGGCCTTGAAGAGGTACAGGAACTCCAGAAATTCGCTGAAAGCGGCGATATCAGATTATTTTTCACGGGTGTCAGACCTAATTCTGACCAGGTAAAACTTGCAAAGGGTGGAGAGATAGATGCCCTTATCAGAGAGACAGCAGTTGAACTTAAAGCTAAATTTGTCACAGGTGACAGGGTCCAGTCACTTGTTGCAAAAGCAAAAGGACTTGATGTGGATTTTGTCAAGCCGCCAATTGAGGAATTCGGACCACTTCTCGTTGATGATTTTTTCACACCTAACACAATGTCAGTGCACCTGAAACACAAAGTATCCCCAATGGCAAAGAGAGGTTCCATTGGAAATGTGCAGTATGTGAAGATAAGGGATGAGCCATGCACATATCATGAACTGAAAATGATATCCAGGGAGTTGCTTGACAGGGCACGCTCCGATCAGGAATCATTCACTGAAATGTCATTCAGCGGTGCAACGGTACTGCAGATAAGGAACATGAGGATTGCTATTTCCACACCTCCATTCTCAGATGATGTGGAGATTACAATCGTAAGACCTATCGCCTCGGTTTCATTGGAAGAGTACCGCTTAAGTGATGTGCTCAAAGAAAGAATCAGAAGCCAGAGAGGAATTCTCATAGCAGGACCACCTGGTGCAGGTAAGTCCACTTTTGCAGCAGGAGTTGCAATCTACCTGAAAGACAAGGGATTTGTGGTCAAGACCATGGAATCTCCACGCGACCTGCAGGTTCCTGATGAGATCACCCAATACGCACCTCTTGACGGAAGTCTTGAGAACACCGCAGATGTGCTTCTGCTTGTGCGTCCGGATTATACAATATATGATGAGGTGCGCAAGACCAAGGACTTCGAGACCTTTGCTGACATGAGACTTGCCGGTGTGGGTATGCTGGGAGTTGTCCATGCAAACCGCGCAGTAGACGCTATCCAGAGACTTATCGGCAGGGTGGAACTTGGTGTTATTCCACAGGTTGTAGATACGGTTATTTTCATCGACAAGGGTGAGATCGCAAAGGTACAGGTGCTTGAGTTCACTGTGAAAGTTCCTGCCGGAATGATGGAACAGGACCTTGCAAGACCTGTCATTCTTGTTTCTGACCTTGAGACGGGAAAGAGCGAGTTTGAGATATACACCTACGGCGAGCAGGTCGTAGTTATGCCGTTAGGTAGCGAGAAGCAAAGAAGTCCCTCCTGGAAACTGGCTGAAGGGGAAGTCCAGGATTACATCAGCAATTACGTCAACGGTCCGGTTGAGGTGGAAATGGTCTCAGACAACCGTGCTTTTGTACGTGTAAGGGACAAGGATCTGCCAAGAGTTATCGGTAAAGGTGGAAAGACCATAGATGAAATTGAAAGGTCACTGGGAATCCATATTGATGTGCGTAAGTTCGAAGACGGAGAGGAACGCAGACCTCGTGAGAAGAAGGAACATCATCCAATAATCGAGCGCAGCAGAAAGCATGTGATCCTAAATGTACCTGAAGCTGCAACAAGAGATGTTGAAGTCTACGCAGGCGAAGGATTCCTGTTCTCAGCAACTGTTGGCAGGCATGGAGATATCAAGGTCCGGTCTGATTCGGAGGTCGCACATGATATTATGTATGCCTTGCAGGAAGGAGAAGTCATCTGGGTAAAAGAGATATGA
- a CDS encoding DEAD/DEAH box helicase, translating to MKSGLYEHIVNEFLSENLFDIDEKHKHLSRLNDADSNDYLAQYLYRVLSHGLSEIKGDKNGKTKIDKQIELCNEIVDILNRYGIETQGLDISETAEKLMAVLDENLSVDFSRPDTPLSLGALLTGTRQDPSLVSQLKKEILSSDRVDILCSFIKWSGIRILQEELKEFTSRKGTELRVITTSYMGATDSKAIEFLESLPNTTLKVSYDTRRTRLHAKAYLFERQTGFSSAYIGSSNISNAALTDGLEWNIKISQYEQSFQWAKIKATFDTYWNDREFETYKKDDKSRLIKALQAEKYDKNTEFMMPNFDLTPYPFQKEILESIWAERQLNRNKHLIVAATGTGKTMIAAFDFKKFRPEFFESHKREPRLLFIAHREEILKQSMYTFRMVLRDHNFGDMMVGGNIPSSTEQIFASIQTYNSKEIHDLLDSEYFDYIIVDEFHHAAAPSYKSLLDHVNPSCLLGLTATPERADNLDVKKFFDNHITAEIRLPDAIDRKLLCPFQYFGITDSVDYSKLKWQRGGYVQSELSELYIANNHRAEMICEKTVQTVLDIRNVKGLGFCVSKAHTEYMSGIFNKYGIPSEYLTSDSSKDVRRSVQKRLLNKEINFIFVVDLYNEGVDIPEIDTVLFLRPTESLTIFLQQLGRGLRLSDDKDCLTVLDFVGQANTNYRFDLKFKALIENIGQDIALEIEQGFPHLPAGCSIELERKSKEYILDNISQSLNLRRQTIVNRISSFVADTGIELSFDNFINYYNLDLDDIYKKMCWSRARVEAEIIDNFNEPDEDKLTSGLRRIQHIDDRSYIDCVLRHLAGRNIDEDTLSEKERYYLTMFILTIWNKEKFASLKDAFSKLLDNPVIYDEIIMLLEYKKNIIRTISPEISLPYVSSLSLHSKYTQAEALAGLGYFDLQNNHTVQAGVLPIKDKKTDVFFITLNKNEKDYSPTTMYNDYAINENLFHWQSQASTRVASKTGQRYINHKNRGQTILLFVRVNKSINSLAQPYYFLGPVEYLSHEDEKPINFVWKLKYPMPAHLLRETARLIVG from the coding sequence ATGAAATCAGGACTGTATGAACATATTGTAAATGAATTTCTTTCAGAAAACTTGTTCGACATTGATGAGAAGCATAAGCATTTATCCCGACTAAATGATGCTGATAGCAACGATTATTTAGCACAATATCTGTATCGAGTTCTTTCTCATGGGTTATCAGAGATTAAAGGTGATAAGAATGGAAAAACAAAGATCGATAAACAGATAGAACTCTGCAATGAAATTGTAGATATTTTAAATCGCTATGGTATCGAAACCCAAGGTTTAGATATCTCTGAAACTGCTGAAAAACTCATGGCAGTATTAGATGAGAATCTAAGTGTTGATTTTTCACGTCCAGATACCCCACTTTCTTTAGGTGCACTGCTCACAGGTACAAGACAGGACCCTTCGCTAGTTTCTCAACTTAAAAAAGAGATTTTATCATCTGATAGGGTGGATATTCTTTGTTCATTCATAAAATGGAGTGGCATAAGGATACTCCAAGAAGAACTAAAAGAGTTCACTTCAAGAAAAGGAACTGAATTAAGAGTTATAACAACCAGCTACATGGGTGCAACAGATTCAAAGGCAATTGAATTTCTAGAAAGTTTACCAAATACCACTTTGAAGGTGAGTTATGATACTAGAAGAACAAGATTGCACGCAAAAGCCTATCTCTTTGAAAGGCAAACTGGTTTTTCTTCTGCATATATTGGTTCTTCTAATATCTCTAATGCAGCATTGACTGATGGATTAGAATGGAACATAAAAATTAGTCAGTATGAGCAGTCGTTTCAATGGGCTAAAATAAAAGCTACTTTTGATACTTATTGGAATGATAGGGAATTTGAGACTTATAAGAAAGATGACAAGTCTAGATTGATAAAGGCATTACAAGCAGAAAAATACGATAAAAATACTGAATTTATGATGCCAAATTTTGATTTAACTCCATATCCATTCCAAAAAGAAATTCTCGAATCAATATGGGCAGAACGCCAACTGAATAGAAACAAACACTTAATTGTAGCTGCGACAGGCACCGGCAAAACGATGATTGCAGCTTTTGATTTTAAGAAATTCAGGCCGGAATTTTTTGAATCCCATAAAAGAGAACCACGTTTATTGTTCATAGCACACAGAGAAGAGATTTTAAAACAATCGATGTACACATTTAGAATGGTTCTAAGAGATCACAATTTTGGAGATATGATGGTTGGTGGAAACATTCCATCAAGTACGGAACAAATATTTGCATCAATTCAAACATACAACTCAAAAGAAATTCATGATCTTTTAGATTCTGAATATTTCGATTATATTATAGTAGATGAGTTCCATCACGCAGCAGCACCTAGTTATAAATCACTTTTAGATCATGTAAACCCAAGCTGTCTGTTAGGTTTAACTGCAACTCCAGAACGTGCTGACAATTTGGATGTTAAAAAGTTCTTTGATAATCACATAACTGCAGAAATTCGTTTGCCAGATGCAATAGACAGAAAGTTGCTATGTCCCTTCCAATATTTTGGTATTACTGATAGTGTTGATTATTCCAAGTTGAAATGGCAACGTGGTGGTTATGTTCAAAGTGAACTCAGCGAACTTTACATTGCAAATAACCATCGAGCAGAAATGATTTGTGAAAAAACAGTACAGACTGTTTTGGATATCAGAAATGTTAAAGGTCTAGGTTTCTGTGTTTCAAAAGCACATACAGAATATATGTCTGGAATATTCAATAAATATGGAATTCCAAGCGAGTATTTAACTTCAGATTCTAGCAAAGATGTAAGAAGATCTGTTCAGAAAAGATTGCTAAATAAAGAGATTAACTTCATTTTTGTTGTGGATTTGTACAATGAAGGAGTTGACATTCCAGAAATAGACACAGTCCTGTTTTTACGTCCAACTGAAAGTTTAACAATATTTTTGCAACAATTAGGACGTGGACTTAGATTAAGCGATGATAAAGACTGCTTAACGGTATTGGATTTTGTAGGACAAGCAAACACAAACTATAGATTTGACTTGAAGTTCAAAGCATTGATTGAAAATATAGGTCAAGATATTGCTTTAGAAATAGAGCAAGGATTCCCACATTTGCCTGCTGGTTGTAGTATAGAATTAGAAAGGAAATCTAAGGAATACATATTAGATAACATTAGTCAGTCTCTCAATCTAAGACGACAAACAATTGTAAATAGAATTTCTAGCTTTGTTGCTGACACGGGAATTGAATTATCTTTTGACAATTTCATAAATTACTACAATTTAGACCTTGATGATATCTACAAAAAGATGTGTTGGTCTAGAGCACGTGTAGAAGCTGAAATCATTGATAATTTCAATGAACCTGATGAGGATAAATTAACAAGTGGTCTTAGAAGGATTCAACATATAGATGATAGAAGTTATATTGATTGCGTTCTCAGGCACCTAGCTGGCAGAAATATCGATGAAGATACTCTATCTGAAAAAGAAAGATACTATTTGACAATGTTCATTCTAACTATCTGGAATAAGGAAAAGTTTGCTTCATTAAAAGATGCATTTTCTAAGTTGCTAGATAATCCTGTAATCTATGATGAAATAATTATGCTTCTAGAATACAAGAAGAACATCATTAGAACGATTTCTCCTGAAATAAGCTTGCCATATGTTTCATCTCTAAGTTTGCATTCTAAATACACGCAAGCAGAAGCGCTTGCTGGACTTGGATATTTTGATTTGCAAAATAATCATACAGTGCAAGCTGGTGTGCTACCCATCAAGGATAAAAAGACAGATGTGTTTTTCATTACATTGAACAAGAATGAAAAGGACTATTCTCCAACTACGATGTACAATGACTATGCAATTAATGAAAATCTATTTCATTGGCAAAGTCAGGCATCAACTAGGGTTGCTTCAAAAACTGGACAAAGATATATCAACCACAAAAATAGGGGTCAAACAATACTTCTTTTTGTGAGAGTAAACAAAAGCATCAATTCTTTAGCTCAACCTTACTATTTCTTGGGACCGGTGGAATACTTAAGTCACGAAGATGAAAAACCTATCAACTTCGTATGGAAACTAAAGTACCCAATGCCTGCTCACTTATTAAGAGAAACTGCACGGCTTATAGTTGGGTGA